A genomic window from Streptomyces sp. WMMC940 includes:
- the truA gene encoding tRNA pseudouridine(38-40) synthase TruA — translation MSDDVRPGFVRVRLDLSYDGRDFSGWARQTRGQRTVQGEIEDAIRTVTRSQDAYELTVAGRTDAGVHARGQVAHVDLPQDLWAEHREKLLRRLAGRLPHDVRVWKAEEAPAGFNARFSAVWRRYAYRVTDHPAGVDPLLRGHVLWHDWPLDLDSMNAAAERLLGEHDFAAYCKKREGATTIRTLQELRWERDASGILTATVKADAFCHNMVRSLVGAMLFVGDGHRPADWPAKVLAAGVRDSAVHVVRPHGLTLEEVGYPADELLAARNLEARNRRTLPARRAGAAGCC, via the coding sequence GTGAGCGATGACGTGAGGCCCGGGTTCGTGCGGGTGCGGCTGGACCTGTCCTACGACGGCAGGGACTTCTCGGGCTGGGCCCGGCAGACGCGTGGGCAGCGGACGGTCCAGGGCGAGATCGAGGACGCGATCCGTACCGTCACCCGTTCACAGGACGCGTACGAGCTGACCGTCGCAGGCCGCACGGACGCCGGTGTGCACGCCCGCGGCCAGGTCGCGCACGTCGACCTGCCGCAGGACCTCTGGGCCGAGCACCGGGAGAAGCTGCTGCGGCGTCTGGCGGGCCGGCTGCCCCACGACGTCCGGGTGTGGAAGGCCGAGGAGGCCCCCGCCGGCTTCAACGCCCGCTTCTCGGCGGTCTGGCGGCGCTACGCCTACCGCGTCACCGACCACCCGGCGGGCGTCGACCCGCTGTTGCGGGGCCATGTGCTGTGGCACGACTGGCCGCTGGACCTGGATTCCATGAACGCGGCGGCCGAACGGCTCCTCGGGGAGCACGACTTCGCCGCGTACTGCAAGAAGCGCGAGGGTGCCACCACCATCCGGACGCTCCAGGAGCTGCGCTGGGAGCGCGACGCGTCCGGGATCCTGACCGCGACCGTGAAGGCCGACGCCTTCTGCCACAACATGGTCCGCTCGCTCGTCGGCGCGATGCTGTTCGTCGGCGACGGCCACCGGCCGGCGGACTGGCCGGCGAAGGTCCTGGCCGCCGGTGTCCGTGACTCGGCGGTCCACGTCGTGCGGCCGCACGGGCTCACGCTGGAGGAAGTCGGTTATCCCGCCGACGAACTGCTGGCCGCCAGGAACCTGGAGGCGCGGAACCGGCGCACGCTTCCGGCCCGGCGCGCGGGGGCGGCCGGCTGCTGCTGA
- the glmS gene encoding glutamine--fructose-6-phosphate transaminase (isomerizing), which yields MCGIVGYVGAQSALDVVIAGLKRLEYRGYDSAGVAVLSDGGLAAAKKAGKLLNLEKELTDRPLPSGSTGIGHTRWATHGGPTDANAHPHLDNAGRVAVVHNGIIENFAALRAELAERGHDLASETDTEVVAHLLAEEFSSCGELAEAMRLVCRRLDGAFTLVAVHADEPDVVVGARRNSPLVVGIGDGEAFLASDVAAFIAHTRSAVELGQDQVVELRRDGVTVTDFDGAPAEVRSYHVDWDASAAEKGGYDYFMLKEIAEQPKAVADTLLGRIDAEGSLTLDEVRIPAAVLREAHKVVIVACGTAFHAGLIAKYAIEHWTRIPCEVELASEFRYRDPILDQRTLVVAISQSGETMDTLMALRHAREQGAKVLAICNTNGSTIPRESDAVLYTHAGPEVAVASTKAFLTQLVACYLVALYLGQVRGTKWGDEIRAVIRDLSQIATQVDQVLETMEPVRKLARSLARKNTVLFLGRHVGYPVALEGALKLKELAYMHAEGFAAGELKHGPIALIENGLPVVIVVPSPRSRSVLHDKIVSNIQEIRARGARTIVIAEEGDEAVEAYADHLIRIPQTPALLQPMVATVPLQVFACELATARGNEVDQPRNLAKSVTVE from the coding sequence ATGTGCGGAATCGTGGGTTACGTGGGAGCGCAGTCCGCGCTCGATGTCGTCATCGCCGGGCTCAAGCGGCTCGAATACCGGGGCTACGACTCGGCAGGCGTGGCCGTGCTCTCCGACGGAGGGCTGGCCGCGGCCAAGAAGGCCGGGAAGCTGCTCAACCTGGAGAAGGAACTCACCGACCGGCCGCTGCCGAGCGGGTCCACTGGTATCGGGCACACGCGTTGGGCCACCCACGGCGGCCCCACCGACGCCAACGCCCATCCGCACCTGGACAACGCCGGGCGCGTCGCCGTCGTCCACAACGGCATCATCGAGAACTTCGCCGCGCTGCGGGCCGAACTCGCCGAGCGCGGCCACGACCTCGCCTCCGAGACGGACACCGAGGTCGTGGCCCATCTGCTCGCCGAGGAGTTCTCGTCCTGCGGCGAACTCGCCGAGGCCATGCGGCTGGTGTGCCGGCGGCTGGACGGTGCGTTCACGCTCGTCGCCGTCCACGCGGACGAGCCGGACGTCGTCGTCGGCGCACGGCGCAACTCCCCGCTCGTCGTAGGCATCGGCGACGGCGAGGCGTTCCTGGCATCGGACGTCGCCGCGTTCATCGCCCACACGCGATCGGCCGTCGAGCTCGGGCAGGACCAGGTCGTCGAACTCCGGCGCGACGGCGTCACGGTGACCGACTTCGACGGCGCGCCCGCGGAGGTGCGCTCGTACCACGTGGACTGGGACGCCTCCGCCGCCGAGAAGGGCGGCTACGACTACTTCATGCTCAAGGAGATCGCCGAGCAGCCGAAGGCCGTCGCCGACACGCTCCTCGGGCGGATCGACGCCGAGGGATCGCTCACGCTCGACGAGGTGCGGATCCCCGCGGCGGTGCTGCGGGAGGCGCACAAGGTGGTGATCGTGGCGTGCGGCACGGCGTTCCACGCCGGGCTCATCGCCAAGTACGCCATCGAGCACTGGACGCGGATCCCGTGCGAGGTGGAGCTGGCGAGCGAGTTCCGCTACCGCGACCCGATCCTCGACCAGCGCACCCTCGTCGTCGCCATCTCGCAGTCCGGCGAGACCATGGACACGCTCATGGCGCTGCGCCACGCCCGTGAGCAGGGTGCGAAGGTCCTCGCCATCTGCAACACCAACGGTTCCACGATCCCGCGCGAGTCGGACGCCGTGCTCTACACGCACGCCGGGCCGGAGGTCGCGGTGGCCTCGACCAAGGCGTTCCTGACCCAGCTGGTGGCCTGCTACCTGGTCGCGCTGTACCTCGGGCAGGTGCGCGGCACCAAGTGGGGCGACGAGATCCGGGCCGTCATCCGGGACCTCTCGCAGATCGCCACCCAGGTGGACCAGGTCCTGGAGACCATGGAGCCGGTGCGCAAGCTCGCCCGTTCGCTGGCCCGCAAGAACACGGTGCTCTTCCTCGGCCGGCACGTCGGTTACCCGGTGGCCCTGGAGGGCGCGCTGAAGCTCAAGGAACTCGCCTACATGCACGCCGAGGGCTTCGCGGCCGGCGAGCTCAAGCACGGGCCCATCGCCCTGATCGAGAACGGTCTGCCCGTGGTCATCGTCGTGCCGTCGCCGCGCAGCCGTTCCGTGCTGCACGACAAGATCGTGTCCAACATCCAGGAGATCCGGGCCCGCGGCGCCCGGACCATCGTCATCGCCGAGGAGGGGGACGAGGCGGTCGAGGCGTACGCCGACCACCTGATCCGCATCCCGCAGACCCCGGCACTGCTCCAGCCGATGGTGGCGACCGTCCCCCTCCAGGTCTTCGCCTGCGAACTCGCCACCGCCCGTGGCAACGAGGTGGACCAGCCGCGCAACCTGGCGAAGTCGGTCACCGTCGAATGA
- a CDS encoding holo-ACP synthase — MIIGVGIDVAEIDRFEEALLRTPAMADRLFLRSELFLPSGERRGIASLAARFAAKEAVAKALGAPAGLLWTDCEVYVEDSGRPRLRVTGTVASAARERGVRSWHISLSHDAGVASAMVVAEG, encoded by the coding sequence ATGATCATCGGGGTGGGGATCGACGTCGCCGAGATCGACCGCTTCGAGGAGGCGCTGCTCAGGACACCGGCGATGGCCGACCGGCTCTTCCTGCGGAGCGAGCTGTTCCTCCCGAGCGGGGAACGGCGCGGAATCGCCTCCCTCGCGGCACGCTTCGCCGCGAAGGAGGCGGTGGCCAAGGCGCTGGGCGCACCGGCAGGGCTGCTCTGGACGGACTGCGAGGTCTACGTCGAGGACTCCGGCAGGCCGCGCCTCCGGGTCACCGGCACGGTGGCGTCGGCGGCGCGGGAGCGGGGGGTGCGTTCGTGGCACATCTCGCTGAGCCACGACGCGGGGGTGGCGTCGGCGATGGTGGTCGCGGAGGGGTAG
- a CDS encoding ABC-F family ATP-binding cassette domain-containing protein gives MGHLEAAHLEYFLPDGRVLLGDVSFRVGEGSVVALVGANGAGKTTLLRLLSGELRPHGGTVSVSGGLGVMPQFVGSVGAPPVPGGPRGRDERTVRDLLVSVAPPRIRDAARAVDEAEHRMGIRGCPPEDQPTSVDDEAAQMRYAQALSDWAEVQGYEAETVWDMCTTAALGVPYEKAQWRLVSTLSGGEQKRLVLEALLRGPDEVLLLDEPDNYLDVPGKRWLEDRLRETRKTVLFVSHDRELLATAAQKIVAVEPGPAGSDVWVHGGGFGTFHEARRERFARFEELKRRWEEEHARLKALVHKLRQQAAISPDMASRYRAMQTRFRKFEEAGPPPEPPREQDIRMRLRGGRTGVRAVTCEDLELTGLMKPFSLEVFYGERVAVLGSNGSGKSHFLRLLAGEDVAHTGTWKLGARVVPGHFAQTHAHPELLGRTLVDILWTEHAKDRGGAMSALRRYELERQGDQTFDRLSGGQQARFQILLLELRGATALLLDEPTDNLDLESAEALQEGLEAYEGTVLAVTHDRWFARSFDRFLVFGSDGAVREAPEPVWDERRVVRAR, from the coding sequence ATGGGACATCTCGAGGCCGCGCATCTGGAGTACTTCCTCCCGGACGGGAGGGTGCTGCTCGGCGACGTGTCGTTCCGGGTGGGCGAGGGGTCGGTCGTCGCCCTGGTCGGGGCGAACGGCGCGGGCAAGACGACCCTGCTGCGCCTGCTCTCGGGTGAGCTGAGGCCGCACGGCGGCACGGTGTCGGTGAGCGGCGGCCTCGGTGTGATGCCGCAGTTCGTGGGTTCCGTGGGGGCGCCTCCCGTGCCCGGAGGGCCACGGGGGAGGGACGAGCGCACGGTCCGGGACCTGCTGGTCTCGGTCGCGCCGCCGAGGATCAGGGACGCGGCGCGCGCGGTCGACGAGGCAGAGCACCGGATGGGGATCCGGGGGTGTCCCCCGGAAGATCAGCCCACGAGCGTCGACGACGAGGCCGCGCAGATGCGGTACGCGCAGGCGCTCAGCGACTGGGCCGAGGTGCAGGGGTACGAGGCCGAGACCGTCTGGGACATGTGCACCACGGCCGCGCTGGGCGTTCCCTACGAGAAGGCACAGTGGCGCCTGGTGAGCACACTGTCCGGCGGCGAGCAGAAGCGGCTGGTGCTGGAGGCGCTGCTGCGCGGCCCGGACGAGGTGCTGCTGCTCGACGAGCCGGACAACTATCTGGACGTACCGGGCAAGCGTTGGCTGGAGGACCGGCTTCGGGAGACCCGCAAGACCGTGCTCTTCGTCTCGCACGACCGGGAGCTGCTGGCCACGGCCGCGCAGAAGATCGTGGCCGTGGAGCCGGGGCCCGCGGGCAGCGACGTCTGGGTCCACGGCGGCGGCTTCGGCACCTTCCACGAGGCCCGGCGGGAGCGGTTCGCGCGCTTCGAGGAGCTGAAGCGGCGCTGGGAGGAGGAGCACGCCCGGCTGAAGGCCCTGGTCCACAAGCTGCGCCAGCAGGCGGCGATCAGCCCCGACATGGCGTCGCGGTACCGCGCGATGCAGACGCGGTTCAGGAAGTTCGAGGAGGCCGGCCCGCCGCCGGAGCCGCCGCGCGAGCAGGACATCCGGATGCGGCTGCGCGGCGGCCGGACCGGCGTACGAGCCGTGACCTGCGAGGACCTGGAGCTGACGGGGCTGATGAAACCCTTCTCGCTGGAGGTCTTCTACGGCGAGCGGGTCGCCGTGCTCGGCTCGAACGGTTCGGGCAAGTCCCACTTCCTGCGGCTGCTGGCGGGGGAGGACGTGGCCCACACGGGGACGTGGAAGCTGGGCGCCCGGGTGGTGCCCGGGCACTTCGCCCAGACCCACGCCCACCCGGAACTGCTCGGCCGCACGCTCGTCGACATCCTGTGGACCGAGCACGCCAAGGACCGCGGCGGCGCGATGAGCGCCCTGCGCCGCTACGAGCTGGAGCGCCAGGGCGACCAGACGTTCGACCGGCTCTCGGGAGGGCAGCAGGCCCGCTTCCAGATCCTGCTGCTGGAGCTGCGCGGCGCGACCGCGCTGCTGCTGGACGAGCCGACCGACAACCTGGACCTGGAGTCCGCGGAGGCGCTGCAGGAGGGCCTGGAGGCGTACGAGGGCACGGTGCTCGCGGTGACGCACGACCGCTGGTTCGCCCGGTCCTTCGACCGCTTCCTCGTCTTCGGCTCGGACGGGGCGGTCAGGGAGGCGCCGGAGCCGGTCTGGGACGAGCGCAGGGTGGTCCGGGCCCGGTAG
- the coaA gene encoding type I pantothenate kinase, whose product MITSPPRSRRGDRTEASPYVDLTREEWSALREKTPLPLTAAEVERLRGLGDVIDLDEVRDIYLPLSRLLNLYVGATANLRGALNTFLGEAGNGHGTQRGTPFVIGVAGSVAVGKSTVARLLQALLARWPEHPRVELVTTDGFLYPMKELQDRGLMSRKGFPESYDRRALTRFVADIKAGKDEVSAPVYSHLIYDIVPGERLTVRRPDILIVEGLNVLQPALPGKDGRTRVGLADYFDFSVYVDARPEDIERWYLNRFRKLRETAFQDPSSYFRRYTQVSEEEALDYARTMWRTINGVNLQENVAPTRGRATLVLRKGPDHKVQRLSLRKL is encoded by the coding sequence GTGATCACTTCGCCGCCACGAAGCCGCAGGGGCGACCGGACCGAGGCGTCCCCGTATGTCGACCTGACCCGTGAGGAGTGGAGCGCCCTCCGCGAGAAGACGCCGCTGCCGCTGACCGCCGCCGAGGTCGAGCGGCTCCGCGGCCTCGGTGACGTCATCGACCTGGACGAGGTACGGGACATCTATCTGCCGCTGTCCCGGCTGCTCAACCTGTACGTCGGGGCCACCGCCAATCTCCGCGGCGCCCTCAACACCTTCCTCGGCGAGGCCGGCAACGGCCACGGCACCCAGCGCGGCACCCCGTTCGTCATAGGCGTGGCGGGCTCCGTCGCCGTCGGCAAGTCCACGGTGGCCCGGCTGCTGCAGGCGCTGCTCGCCCGCTGGCCCGAGCACCCCCGCGTCGAACTGGTCACCACCGACGGGTTCCTCTACCCGATGAAGGAGCTCCAGGACCGGGGGCTGATGTCGCGGAAGGGCTTTCCCGAGTCGTACGACCGCCGCGCCCTGACCCGTTTCGTCGCCGACATCAAGGCCGGCAAGGACGAGGTGTCCGCACCCGTCTACTCGCACCTCATCTACGACATCGTCCCGGGCGAGCGGCTGACCGTGCGCCGCCCCGACATCCTGATCGTCGAGGGCCTCAACGTCCTCCAACCCGCCCTGCCCGGCAAGGACGGGCGCACCCGGGTCGGTCTCGCCGACTACTTCGACTTCTCCGTGTACGTGGACGCGCGCCCGGAGGACATCGAACGCTGGTACCTCAACCGCTTCCGCAAGCTGCGCGAGACCGCGTTCCAGGACCCGTCCTCCTACTTCCGCAGGTACACCCAGGTCTCCGAGGAGGAGGCACTGGACTACGCGCGGACGATGTGGCGCACGATCAACGGCGTCAACCTCCAGGAGAACGTGGCCCCGACGCGCGGGCGTGCCACCCTGGTCCTGCGCAAGGGCCCCGACCACAAGGTCCAGCGGCTCTCCCTGCGCAAGCTCTGA
- the rpsI gene encoding 30S ribosomal protein S9, translating to MAETTTETPLEGEETYAEVTTFESEAPVEGEYTSESLASRFGEPQPAAGLGRRKNAIARVRIVPGTGKWTINGRTLEDYFPNKVHQQEVNEPFKVLELDDRYDVIARIAGGGVSGQAGALRLGVARALNEADVENNRGPLKKAGFLRRDDRAVERKKAGLKKARKAPQYSKR from the coding sequence GTGGCCGAGACCACCACCGAGACCCCGCTCGAGGGCGAAGAGACCTACGCCGAGGTCACCACCTTCGAGTCCGAGGCCCCCGTCGAGGGCGAGTACACGAGCGAGTCGCTCGCGTCCCGCTTCGGCGAGCCGCAGCCGGCCGCCGGCCTGGGCCGCCGCAAGAACGCCATCGCGCGTGTCCGCATCGTGCCGGGCACCGGCAAGTGGACGATCAACGGTCGCACCCTCGAGGACTACTTCCCGAACAAGGTGCACCAGCAGGAAGTCAACGAGCCCTTCAAGGTGCTCGAGCTCGACGACCGCTACGACGTCATCGCCCGCATCGCGGGTGGCGGCGTGTCCGGCCAGGCCGGCGCCCTGCGCCTCGGCGTGGCCCGCGCGCTGAACGAGGCGGACGTGGAGAACAACCGCGGCCCGCTGAAGAAGGCCGGCTTCCTGCGCCGCGACGACCGTGCGGTCGAGCGGAAGAAGGCCGGTCTGAAGAAGGCCCGCAAGGCCCCGCAGTACAGCAAGCGCTAA
- the glmM gene encoding phosphoglucosamine mutase: MGRLFGTDGVRGVANADLTAELALGLSVAAAHVLAEAGTFEGHRPTAVVGRDPRASGEFLEAAVVAGLASAGVDVLRVGVLPTPAVAYLTGVLGADLGVMLSASHNAMPDNGVKFFARGGHKLADELEDRIEAVYEEHRTGAPWDRPTGAGVGRVRDYDEGFDKYVAHLIAVLPNRLDGLKVVLDEAHGAAARVSPEAFARAGAEVVTIGAEPDGLNINGNCGSTHLGLLKAAVVDHGADFGIAHDGDADRCLAVDAEGNEVDGDQILAVLALAMREAGTLRGNTVVATVMSNLGFKLAMEREGVELVQTAVGDRYVLESMKEHGYALGGEQSGHVIVLDHATTGDGTLTGLMLAARVAATGRSLAELAGVMDRLPQVLVNVPDVDKSRVSSSAELAAAVGDAERELGTTGRVLLRPSGTEPLVRVMVEAADIEQARSVAGRLADAVKSALG, translated from the coding sequence GTGGGACGACTCTTCGGCACGGACGGTGTGCGCGGTGTCGCGAACGCGGATCTGACGGCGGAGCTGGCGCTCGGCCTGTCGGTCGCGGCGGCGCACGTGCTCGCCGAGGCGGGCACGTTCGAGGGCCATCGGCCGACGGCGGTGGTCGGACGTGATCCCCGCGCGTCCGGGGAGTTCCTGGAGGCCGCCGTGGTGGCGGGTCTCGCGAGCGCGGGCGTGGACGTCCTGCGGGTCGGTGTGCTGCCCACCCCTGCGGTGGCGTACCTCACCGGCGTGCTCGGCGCCGACCTCGGCGTGATGCTCTCCGCCAGCCACAACGCCATGCCGGACAACGGCGTCAAGTTCTTCGCCCGCGGCGGCCACAAGCTCGCCGACGAGCTGGAGGACCGCATCGAGGCCGTCTACGAGGAGCACCGCACCGGTGCGCCGTGGGACCGTCCGACCGGCGCGGGCGTCGGCCGGGTCCGGGACTACGACGAGGGCTTCGACAAGTACGTCGCCCACCTCATCGCCGTGCTGCCGAACCGGCTGGACGGGCTCAAGGTCGTCCTCGACGAGGCGCACGGCGCCGCGGCCCGGGTCTCGCCCGAGGCGTTCGCGCGGGCCGGCGCCGAGGTCGTCACGATCGGCGCCGAGCCGGACGGCCTCAACATCAACGGCAACTGCGGTTCGACCCACCTCGGCCTGCTGAAGGCCGCGGTCGTCGACCACGGGGCCGACTTCGGCATCGCCCACGACGGCGACGCCGACCGCTGCCTCGCCGTGGACGCGGAGGGCAACGAGGTCGACGGCGACCAGATCCTCGCGGTGCTGGCGCTCGCGATGCGCGAGGCGGGTACGCTGCGCGGCAACACCGTCGTCGCCACCGTGATGTCGAATCTGGGCTTCAAGCTGGCGATGGAGCGCGAGGGCGTCGAACTGGTGCAGACGGCCGTCGGCGACCGCTATGTGCTGGAGTCGATGAAGGAGCACGGCTACGCCCTGGGCGGCGAGCAGTCCGGCCACGTCATCGTCCTCGACCACGCCACCACCGGAGACGGCACGCTCACCGGGCTGATGCTGGCGGCCCGCGTCGCCGCGACCGGCCGTTCCCTGGCGGAGCTGGCCGGCGTCATGGACCGCCTCCCGCAGGTCCTGGTCAACGTCCCGGACGTCGACAAGTCGCGCGTCTCGTCGTCGGCCGAGCTGGCGGCCGCCGTCGGCGACGCCGAGCGCGAGCTCGGTACCACCGGCCGGGTGCTGCTGCGCCCCTCCGGCACCGAGCCGCTGGTCCGGGTGATGGTGGAGGCCGCGGACATCGAGCAGGCCCGCTCGGTGGCCGGACGGCTCGCCGACGCGGTGAAGTCCGCGCTGGGCTGA
- a CDS encoding alpha/beta hydrolase family protein produces the protein MTYTSADLSSGPSRRSALAGIFGGAGAAVLAGCTSSGARPANAPTPSGATPPQPQADDPTPGAMTLFKEPAYNFSCLWALGGAGFSAGEVGEVLTAVNTVNKAGLSAQTYVKTFRELGDKLMGPPPGSKPDDQTTRFRALRAAQYYAQALFFVLGSDDPGSEEDLYKAGRGAWDKFCDLCDPAPVKANVPYGKTPLPVWFFRPDPSNTRRPTVILTNGSDGQNVDMWTYGVAAALDRGWNALVYDGPGQGQLLFVDQVVFTPTWEKVVGPLLDWLSRRSDVDTAKIGLTGLSMAGDLAPRAAAFEDRIAALVAMPGCVEPWLGFPPEVREILTPSKEETNNIWNEEVVPGMSPADAATMKKRFEPFSIPAMLAAREGKIFTDFYTPAKRIQALTITDIVPRIKTPTLVLDYEDEQFYPGQAQQMFDALTAPKDYLKLTAAEGAQLHCSPMAPQLHCEVVFDWLQGTLG, from the coding sequence ATGACGTACACATCAGCTGACCTCTCTTCAGGGCCCAGCCGTCGCTCCGCGCTGGCCGGGATCTTCGGCGGCGCCGGGGCGGCCGTACTGGCCGGCTGCACCTCGTCGGGGGCGAGGCCCGCGAACGCGCCCACGCCGAGCGGGGCGACTCCGCCGCAGCCCCAGGCGGACGACCCGACGCCCGGGGCGATGACGCTGTTCAAGGAACCGGCCTACAACTTCAGTTGTCTGTGGGCTCTCGGCGGGGCCGGGTTCAGCGCGGGGGAGGTGGGCGAGGTCCTGACCGCGGTGAACACCGTCAACAAGGCCGGCCTCTCCGCGCAGACGTACGTCAAGACCTTCCGCGAGCTCGGCGACAAGCTGATGGGGCCGCCCCCGGGCAGCAAGCCCGACGACCAGACCACCCGCTTCCGTGCGCTGCGCGCCGCGCAGTACTACGCCCAGGCCCTGTTCTTCGTCCTCGGCTCGGACGACCCGGGCAGCGAGGAGGACCTGTACAAGGCGGGGCGTGGCGCCTGGGACAAGTTCTGCGACCTGTGCGACCCGGCGCCGGTGAAGGCGAACGTCCCGTACGGCAAGACCCCGCTGCCGGTGTGGTTCTTCCGGCCGGACCCGTCGAACACCCGCCGCCCCACCGTGATCCTCACCAACGGCAGCGACGGACAGAACGTCGACATGTGGACCTACGGCGTGGCGGCCGCTCTGGACCGCGGCTGGAACGCCCTGGTCTACGACGGCCCCGGCCAGGGCCAGCTGCTCTTCGTGGACCAGGTCGTCTTCACCCCGACCTGGGAGAAGGTCGTCGGGCCCCTCCTCGACTGGCTGTCGCGGCGTTCCGACGTGGACACCGCCAAGATCGGTCTCACCGGGCTGAGCATGGCCGGTGACCTGGCGCCCCGGGCCGCGGCCTTCGAGGACCGGATCGCCGCGCTGGTGGCCATGCCCGGCTGCGTGGAGCCGTGGCTGGGCTTCCCCCCGGAGGTCCGGGAGATCCTCACCCCGAGCAAGGAGGAGACGAACAACATCTGGAACGAGGAAGTCGTTCCCGGAATGTCTCCCGCAGACGCCGCGACGATGAAGAAGCGCTTCGAGCCCTTCTCCATCCCGGCGATGCTCGCCGCCCGCGAGGGCAAGATCTTCACCGACTTCTACACGCCCGCCAAGCGCATCCAGGCGCTGACGATCACGGACATCGTGCCGCGCATCAAGACGCCGACGCTCGTGCTCGACTACGAGGACGAGCAGTTCTACCCGGGCCAGGCCCAGCAGATGTTCGACGCACTGACCGCGCCCAAGGACTATCTGAAACTCACCGCGGCCGAGGGTGCGCAGCTGCACTGCTCGCCGATGGCGCCGCAGCTGCACTGCGAGGTCGTCTTCGACTGGCTGCAGGGGACGCTGGGGTAG
- a CDS encoding GntR family transcriptional regulator, whose product MRIDREGPVPPYQQIAAFLRERIESGAIPPGRRIPSLVELEAEFGVARDTLRKAVKVLKDEGLVETVTGMGVFVVDGKGTGA is encoded by the coding sequence ATGAGGATTGACCGGGAAGGCCCCGTGCCGCCGTATCAGCAGATCGCCGCGTTTCTGCGGGAGCGCATCGAGAGCGGCGCGATTCCCCCTGGACGGCGCATTCCGAGCCTGGTCGAACTCGAAGCGGAATTCGGAGTGGCCAGGGACACCCTGCGCAAGGCAGTGAAGGTACTCAAGGACGAGGGCCTCGTCGAAACCGTGACGGGCATGGGCGTCTTCGTCGTGGACGGCAAAGGAACGGGCGCCTGA
- the rplM gene encoding 50S ribosomal protein L13 gives MRTYSPKPGDVTRQWHVIDAQDVVLGRLATTAATLLRGKHKPIYAPHVDAGDFVIIINADKVHLSGNKRTQKMAYRHSGYPGGLRSVRYDELLDKNPEKAVEKAVKGMLPKNSLGRQMLSKLKVYAGENHPHAAQQPVPFEITQVAQ, from the coding sequence GTGCGTACGTACAGCCCCAAGCCCGGCGATGTGACGCGCCAGTGGCACGTCATCGACGCCCAGGACGTCGTCCTGGGTCGTCTGGCCACGACCGCTGCCACCCTCCTGCGCGGCAAGCACAAGCCGATCTACGCGCCCCACGTCGACGCTGGTGACTTCGTCATCATCATCAACGCCGACAAGGTGCACCTGTCCGGCAACAAGCGGACCCAGAAGATGGCGTACCGCCACTCCGGCTACCCGGGTGGTCTGCGCTCCGTCCGCTACGACGAGCTGCTCGACAAGAACCCCGAGAAGGCCGTCGAGAAGGCCGTCAAGGGCATGCTGCCCAAGAACTCCCTGGGCCGTCAGATGCTCTCGAAGCTGAAGGTCTACGCGGGCGAGAACCACCCGCACGCTGCCCAGCAGCCGGTCCCGTTCGAGATCACCCAGGTCGCGCAGTAA
- the rplQ gene encoding 50S ribosomal protein L17, whose product MPKPAKGARLGGSAAHEKLLLANLAKSLFEHGRITTTEAKARRLRPVAERLITKAKKGDIHNRRLVLQTITDKSIVHTLFTEIAPRYAERPGGYTRITKIGNRRGDNAPMAVIELVEGEIAKKATVAEAEAAAKRAVKEADEAKAEETKAEDAAEAPAEESKDA is encoded by the coding sequence ATGCCGAAGCCCGCCAAGGGTGCCCGTCTGGGCGGCAGCGCCGCGCACGAGAAGCTGCTTCTCGCGAACCTCGCGAAGTCGCTCTTCGAGCACGGCCGCATCACCACGACCGAGGCCAAGGCCCGCCGCCTGCGCCCCGTCGCGGAGCGTCTGATCACGAAGGCGAAGAAGGGCGACATCCACAACCGTCGCCTGGTGCTGCAGACGATCACGGACAAGAGCATCGTCCACACGCTCTTCACCGAGATCGCCCCGCGTTACGCCGAGCGTCCGGGTGGCTACACCCGGATCACCAAGATCGGCAACCGCCGTGGTGACAACGCCCCGATGGCCGTGATCGAGCTCGTCGAGGGCGAGATCGCGAAGAAGGCCACCGTCGCCGAGGCCGAGGCCGCCGCCAAGCGCGCGGTCAAGGAGGCCGACGAGGCCAAGGCCGAGGAGACCAAGGCCGAGGACGCCGCCGAGGCTCCGGCCGAGGAGTCGAAGGACGCCTGA